The stretch of DNA GGGGACGCGGCGCATGGCATCCACCCGCTGGCCGGGCAGGGGCTGAACCTGGGCCTGCGGGACGTCGCGGCGCTGGCGCAGGTGCTGGCCGAGGCATGCCGGCGCGGCGAGGATATCGGCGCAATCGACGTGCTGGAACGCTACCGCGCCTGGCGGCAGTTCGACATCGCGATGCTGGCCACCGCGACCGACACGATCAACCGCGCCTTTTCCAACGCGAACCCGCTGTTGCGGCTGGGCCGGACGCTGGCGCTGGGGGCCATCGATGCGATGCCCGGACCAAGACGCCGCCTGATGCGCGAGGCGGCGGGCCTGACCGGGGATCTGCCGCTGCTGCTGCAGGGGCGCGCGATCTGATCAGGCGCCCCCGCCGGCGCTGTCGCAGACCGGGCAATCGGCGCGGCGGTTGAGCCGGATCTTGCGGCTTTCAGACCACAGCGCGTCATGGATCAGCATCTCGCCACGCAGCGTGTGGCCCGCGCCGGTCAGGTGCTTGATCGCCTCGCCCGCCATCATCGCCCCGATGATGCCGGCCAGCGCGCCCATCACGCCCGCCTCGGCGCAGCTGGGTGCCTGTCCGGGGGCGGGCGGATCGGGAAAGACGCAGGCATAGCAGGGCGTGCCGCGCGCGGGGTCGAACAGGCTTACCTGTCCTTCCCATTGGGCAATCGCGCCCGAGATCAGTGGAATTCCCAGCGCCGCGCAGGCTGCGTTGACGGTGGCGCGGGTGGCGAAACTGTCCGATCCGTCCAGCACCAGATCCACCCCTGCCAGCAAGTCGCGGGCATTCGCGGGATCGAGCCGGGTCTCTCGCGTGTCCAGCACGACATGGGGGTTGATCGCGGCCAGTGCCATACGGGCGCTGTCGGCCTTGGTCCGTCCGACGCGGTCCGTCGCATGAAGCACCTGGCGTTGCAGGTTCGACAGGCTAACGACGTCATCCTCGATCAGCCGGATCCGGCCGATCCCGGCAGCGGCCAGATACATCAGCGCGGGGCTTCCCAGCCCGCCAGCGCCGATCACCGCGACATGGGCCGCCTTCAGCTTCTGCTGACCGGGGCCGCCGATCTCGCGCAGGATGATGTGGCGGGCATAGCGCTCAAGTTCTTCGGGCGAGAAGCTCATGGAAAGGTCCTGCTCAGGCGGTGCAGGTCGGCAAGACAGGGCGCGGCGGACAGCCCCGCCTCGGACGCGGCGGCGGCGATGGCCCGGTCGCGCGTCTCCAGTTCCAGGGCCTTCGCGCCGCGCGCCCGCGCCTCCTGGCTGGCCGCGTCGATCAACTCGGCCACCAGCCCGGAAGCGACGTCGCTGACCCAGACCGGCGCGATACGGGCAAGTCCCGCCTCGATCCCCACGACAGCGCCCCCGACCAGCGTTCCGTCCGGCGCGCGGCGGACCAGGCCGAAACGCTCGGGCGTCTCGGCTTGCAGGCTGCCCGCAAGATCCCGGCCCAGCGCCTCTACCTCGGGCACCAGCGCCACGCGGCCGGTGACGGCCGGGGCGGCCGCCGTCGGTGGCGGGACATGACGCGCGCGCAGCCGTCGCAAGAGCCAGCGGTAGCCAAGGAAGGGGATCGCGGCGATGGCAAGGACGACAAGCGCGCGGATGCTGCCGCCCACGCTTTGCCGGAACGGCGCCTCGGGCGGCAGGGCCACCTGGCTGGCCAGCATGATGAGCACCACGACCAGCACGATCGCCTGCCCCGTCCAGCGCGGAGCGTCGAGCACCCGCGCGAAGCCCCAGGCCAGACCCGCGAACAACAGAAGTCCCAGCATGCCTATTGCCCCGGTGCCTGTCCCATGCCTCAGACCCCCGTCGAGCCGAAGCCGCCCGCGCCGCGCCGGCTGTCGGGCAGCATTTCAACCTCGGTCCAGGCCGCGCGCGTCACCGGCGCAAGCACCGCCTGGGCGATGCGATCGCCATGCGCGACGGTAAAGGCTTGTGTCCCGAGGTTCACGAGGATCACGCCGATCTCTCCGCGGTAGTCCGCATCGACGGTGCCGGGCGCGTTGGCCAGCGTGACCCCATGCTTCAGCGCAAGGCCAGAACGCGGGCGGATCTGCAACTCGAACCCCTCGGGCAGCGCGACCGACAGGCCGGTCGGCACCAGCGCCCGCCCCATCGGCGGCAGGACCAGCCCCTCGGCCCGCCGGTGCGCGGGAAGGTTCGCCCGCAGGTCCATCCCGGCGGCGCCCTCCGTCTCATAGGCCGGAAGCGGCACGGAGGGATCGGCTTCGGCCGTGCGGCGGATGGCGACGCTCACGCTCATGCCAGCGCCTCGGCGATGCGGGCGGCCAGCCGGCGCGCCGTCTCGGCCTTGGTCAGGCGCGGCCACTCATCTGCGCCGCCCTCGGTGATCAGCACGACGGCATTCTCGGGGCCGCCCATGATCCCGGTCTCGGGGCGCACGTCATTTGCAACGATCCAGTCGCAGCCCTTGCGCGCCCGCTTGGCGGTGGCATTGGCGATCACGTCGTCCGTCTCGGCCGCGAAGCCCACCACCAGCCGCGGGCGGCGGGCATGCGTGGACAGGGTCCGAAGGATGTCGGGATTCTCGGCGAAGTCCAGCGTCGGCGGCTTGCCGCTGCCATCCTTCTTGAGCTTGCTTCCCGCGGCCGAGGTGACGCGCCAATCGGCCACCGCGGCGGCGCAGATGGCGGCATCGGCGGGCAGCGCCGCGTCCGCCGCATCCAGCATCTGTTGCGCGGTCTCCACCTCGATCACCTGCACGCCGCGGGGGCGCGGCGCCGTGGCGGGGCCGGTCACGAAGGTCACGCGCGCGCCAAGTGCGGCCAGCGCCTCGGCAATCGCCGTGCCCTGCGCGCCAGAGGAGCGGTTGGCGATGTAGCGCACCGGGTCGATCGGCTCATGCGTCGGGCCCGAGGTCACGAGCACATGCCGCCCCTTCAGCGGGCCATCGGACAGGGCCGCTGCGATGGCGGCAAGGATCTCTGCCGGTTCGGCCATGCGCCCGGGGCCGAACTCGCCACAGGCCATGGCGCCGTCATTGGGGCCGACGAACAGGATACCGTCTGCCATCAGCGTGGAGACATTGCGCCGGGTCGCCGGATGCTCCCACATGCGGACATTCATCGCCGGCGCGACCAGGACGCGCTTGTCCGTCGCCATCAGAAGGGTCGAGGCCAGGTCGTCGGCGTGCCCCCCCACCATCTTGGCCATCAGGTCGGCGGTCGCCGGGGCCACCACCACAAGGTCGGCGGCACGGGACAACTCGATATGGCCCATCTCGGCCTCGTCGGTCAGGTCGAACAGGTCCTGATACAGCTTCTGCCCGGCCAGCGCCGAAACCGACAGCGGCGTCACGAACTGCGCACCGGCGCGGGTCAGCACCGGGGTCACTTCCGCCCCGGCGTCGCGCAGGCGGCGGATCAGCTCGAGGCTCTTGTAGGCGGCGATGCCACCCCCGATGATCAGCAGTACCTTGCGTCCCGCAAGCATGGGCGGCCCCTTGTCCTTCGCCTCGTCCGATGTTTACGCCCCCCACCACCGGGGGGCAAGCCGCGCTCAGCGCCCCGCGAAGGCGGCGCAGGGATCGTCGCGCTCGGGCGCGCCGGTCACATGCACCGCGTCATAAGGCAGATCGCCCTGCGGCGGCGCCTCCAGCTGGGCAAGCACGAAAAGCGACAGCTCCGGTGCCGCCAGCCGCAGCAAGGCCGGCGCACCGCTGTCATAGCCCGCGTGGCCGTTGCCCGCGATGACCAGCACCGGGCCATCACCCGGCAGCGCCACGGCGCGCAGCACCGCCTCGGCCAGCAGGGCGTCGCGCAGGCGCTGGGCCGCAACCATGCCGGGCAGCATTTCGGGCGGCAGCATGTCGCAATGCGCCTCGGCCTGAATCGTCTCCTGCGCGGCCTGCTCTTCGGAAGGCAGCGCCAGATCCAGCCCGAAGCGCGCCGCCCCCTCGCCGAAGGCGGCAGCGGCCCCTTCCGCCATCGCCGTTCTCAACTGCGCGCGGGGTGCCTCTGCGCCAAGGATCACCGCCCCCGCGGCCGCCTCCATGATGGGGGCATAGTAGTCGAAATCCGGCCAGCCGGAGTTTTCCCAGTTGAGCGCGCGGGCGATTTCCGCGCGCGAGGCGCCTTCGCCGCGCAGCCGGGCAAGGTCCGCCTCGGCCGATCGGGGGATCATCTCGAACACGATCGCGCGGGGGACAGGGCGGCGGCATAGGCGGCCTGGGTCGCATGATGTTCCGGGTTGTCGTGATACTCGCCGACCACCACCACCTCTGCGCCCCGGGCCGCATCGATCATCGGCGGGCCGGATGCGATGGCGGCGGCGGCACCAAGTACCACCGCCGCCACAATGCCGCAAAGCATCGTCAGTCTTCGGTCAGGCAAAGGCAAGCATCTCTGCCGCGTTGCCGGTCACGGCTTCCAGCCGCTTGCGCATCTTGCGCAGCGCCTGGGCTTCCAGCTGGCGGATGCGCTCCTTGGAAAGGCCAAGCTCGGTGCCGAGGCTTTCCAGCGTGCGCGGTTCATCGCGCAGCTTTCGCTCGATGATGATCATGCGCTCGCGCTGGTTCAGCGACTGCATAGCGTCCTTCAGCCAGCCGCGCGCCTTTTCCATGTCACGCTCGCGCTCGACCGTGAAGTCGGCTTGGGGCGCTTCGTCCTCGAGCGTCTCGACCCACTCGCGCCCATCCTCGCCCGCCTGCTGGGCGTTCAGCGAGAAATCCGAACCCGACAGCCGCGCATCCATCATCTCGACATCGCGCAGCGGCACGCCAACCTCGATGGCGATCTTCTCGCGCAGCTGCTGGCTGTCCAGCATCTCTCCGGCGGCACCGGCCTCGCGCTCGAACTTGGCGCGGACGCGGCGCAGGTTGAAGAACAGCGCCTTCTGCGACGAGGTGGAGCCGGTGCGCACCATCGACCAGTTGCGCATGACGTAATCCTGGATCGAGGCCTTG from Halovulum dunhuangense encodes:
- a CDS encoding HesA/MoeB/ThiF family protein, producing MSFSPEELERYARHIILREIGGPGQQKLKAAHVAVIGAGGLGSPALMYLAAAGIGRIRLIEDDVVSLSNLQRQVLHATDRVGRTKADSARMALAAINPHVVLDTRETRLDPANARDLLAGVDLVLDGSDSFATRATVNAACAALGIPLISGAIAQWEGQVSLFDPARGTPCYACVFPDPPAPGQAPSCAEAGVMGALAGIIGAMMAGEAIKHLTGAGHTLRGEMLIHDALWSESRKIRLNRRADCPVCDSAGGGA
- the dut gene encoding dUTP diphosphatase is translated as MSVSVAIRRTAEADPSVPLPAYETEGAAGMDLRANLPAHRRAEGLVLPPMGRALVPTGLSVALPEGFELQIRPRSGLALKHGVTLANAPGTVDADYRGEIGVILVNLGTQAFTVAHGDRIAQAVLAPVTRAAWTEVEMLPDSRRGAGGFGSTGV
- the coaBC gene encoding bifunctional phosphopantothenoylcysteine decarboxylase/phosphopantothenate--cysteine ligase CoaBC gives rise to the protein MLAGRKVLLIIGGGIAAYKSLELIRRLRDAGAEVTPVLTRAGAQFVTPLSVSALAGQKLYQDLFDLTDEAEMGHIELSRAADLVVVAPATADLMAKMVGGHADDLASTLLMATDKRVLVAPAMNVRMWEHPATRRNVSTLMADGILFVGPNDGAMACGEFGPGRMAEPAEILAAIAAALSDGPLKGRHVLVTSGPTHEPIDPVRYIANRSSGAQGTAIAEALAALGARVTFVTGPATAPRPRGVQVIEVETAQQMLDAADAALPADAAICAAAVADWRVTSAAGSKLKKDGSGKPPTLDFAENPDILRTLSTHARRPRLVVGFAAETDDVIANATAKRARKGCDWIVANDVRPETGIMGGPENAVVLITEGGADEWPRLTKAETARRLAARIAEALA
- a CDS encoding ChaN family lipoprotein, which gives rise to MIPRSAEADLARLRGEGASRAEIARALNWENSGWPDFDYYAPIMEAAAGAVILGAEAPRAQLRTAMAEGAAAAFGEGAARFGLDLALPSEEQAAQETIQAEAHCDMLPPEMLPGMVAAQRLRDALLAEAVLRAVALPGDGPVLVIAGNGHAGYDSGAPALLRLAAPELSLFVLAQLEAPPQGDLPYDAVHVTGAPERDDPCAAFAGR
- a CDS encoding ChaN family lipoprotein; translation: MLCGIVAAVVLGAAAAIASGPPMIDAARGAEVVVVGEYHDNPEHHATQAAYAAALSPARSCSR
- a CDS encoding RNA polymerase factor sigma-32, producing the protein MNYDSTGIRSVARQAMAAEMLDAETELELARAWRDHGDEKALHRLVNAYMRLAVSMAAKYRRYGAPMPDLVQEAGVGLMKAAEKFDPDRGVRFSTYAVWWIKASIQDYVMRNWSMVRTGSTSSQKALFFNLRRVRAKFEREAGAAGEMLDSQQLREKIAIEVGVPLRDVEMMDARLSGSDFSLNAQQAGEDGREWVETLEDEAPQADFTVERERDMEKARGWLKDAMQSLNQRERMIIIERKLRDEPRTLESLGTELGLSKERIRQLEAQALRKMRKRLEAVTGNAAEMLAFA